One window of Nicotiana tomentosiformis chromosome 11, ASM39032v3, whole genome shotgun sequence genomic DNA carries:
- the LOC104101179 gene encoding probable aspartyl protease At4g16563 isoform X2, which translates to MASSSPPLLLFLPILSLLFPFISSSNSPTTIPLTLFNTNPNQDFYQKLTHLASVSLARAHHIKNSQDSSVSKIPLYPHSYGGYSITLGFGTPPQKMSFIMDTGSSFVWFPCTKKYQCSKCPISSQNIPTFVPKLSTSAKVVGCLNPKCSWIHPKTNPKSRCQDCQSLNPSNCKQICPPYMILYGAGSTGGLGLVETLDLPNKKIPNFLVGCSLFSSQQPAGIAGFGRGFSSLPNQLGAKKLSYCLVSHRFDDTSKSSMLVLDSSNEKSANLSHTPLLKNPVVVGRNALLEYYYVGLRKITVGGQKVKIPYHYLTPNSKGDGGTIVDSGTTFTFLNHGIFEPVMSAFVNQVKGFSRIEKIEKLTGLRPCFNVSGHKTVSLPELKFHFKGGAEMALPLANYFSIVEENDVICLTMVETYWWKSKRQPLHRSTRKSCGWMVYLLKKGSTFECFLLYD; encoded by the exons ATGGCTTCTTCTTCCCCTCCTCTCCTCCTTTTTCTCCCTATCCTTTCTCTCCTGTTTCCCTTCATTTCTTCATCAAACTCCCCCACAACAATCCCTCTCACACTTTTCAACACCAATCCAAATCAAGACTTTTACCAAAAGCTCACGCATTTAGCTTCTGTTTCCTTAGCTAGAGCACATCATATCAAGAATTCCCAAGATTCTTCTGTTTCCAAAATCCCTTTATATCCTCATAGCTATGGAGGTTACTCAATTACTCTTGGATTTGGTACTCCTCCTCAAAAAATGTCTTTTATTATGGACACTGGCAGTAGCTTTGTTTGGTTCCCATGTACTAAAAAATACCAATGTTCCAAATGTCCTATTTCTTCACAAAATATTCCTACATTTGTTCCCAAGTTGTCAACTTCTGCTAAGGTTGTTGGATGTTTGAATCCAAAATGTAGTTGGAttcaccccaaaaccaatccaaAATCTCGTTGCCAAGATTGTCAATCACTCAACCCATCAAATTGCAAACAGATTTGTCCACCTTATATGATTCTATATGGTGCAGGTTCCACAGGTGGACTTGGCCTAGTTGAAACACTAGACTTACCTAACAAGAAAATACCAAATTTTCTTGTTGGTTGTTCTTTATTTTCATCTCAACAACCGGCTGGAATCGCGGGTTTTGGTAGGGGATTTTCATCATTGCCAAATCAATTAGGTGCCAAGAaattgtcttattgtcttgtgtCTCATAGATTTGATGACACTAGCAAAAGTAGCATGCTTGTTTTGGATAGTTCTAATGAAAAGTCAGCAAATTTGAGCCATACTCCTTTGCTGAAAAATCCAGTGGTTGTTGGAAGAAATGCATTATTAGAGTACTATTATGTTGGCCTAAGAAAAATCACAGTTGGTGGGCAGAAAGTGAAAATACCATATCATTATTTGACACCAAATTCCAAAGGGGATGGTGGGACTATAGTGGATTCGGGGACAACTTTCACATTCTTGAATCATGGAATTTTTGAGCCAGTGATGAGTGCATTTGTGAACCAAGTAAAGGGGTTTTCAAGAAttgagaaaattgaaaaattgaCAGGTTTAAGGCCTTGTTTTAATGTTTCAGGGCATAAAACAGTGTCTTTGCCAGAGCTGAAGTTTCATTTCAAAGGTGGTGCAGAAATGGCATTGCCATTGGCTAATTACTTCTCTATAGTTGAGGAAAATGATGTGATTTGTCTGACTATGGTG GAGACCTATTGGTGGAAGAGCAAGAG ACAACCTTTGCATCGTAGTACAAGGAAATCATGTGGTTGGATGGTGTATTTGCTCAAAAAAGGCAGCACTTTTGAGTGTTTCCTACTGTATGATTGA
- the LOC104101179 gene encoding probable aspartyl protease At4g16563 isoform X1: MASSSPPLLLFLPILSLLFPFISSSNSPTTIPLTLFNTNPNQDFYQKLTHLASVSLARAHHIKNSQDSSVSKIPLYPHSYGGYSITLGFGTPPQKMSFIMDTGSSFVWFPCTKKYQCSKCPISSQNIPTFVPKLSTSAKVVGCLNPKCSWIHPKTNPKSRCQDCQSLNPSNCKQICPPYMILYGAGSTGGLGLVETLDLPNKKIPNFLVGCSLFSSQQPAGIAGFGRGFSSLPNQLGAKKLSYCLVSHRFDDTSKSSMLVLDSSNEKSANLSHTPLLKNPVVVGRNALLEYYYVGLRKITVGGQKVKIPYHYLTPNSKGDGGTIVDSGTTFTFLNHGIFEPVMSAFVNQVKGFSRIEKIEKLTGLRPCFNVSGHKTVSLPELKFHFKGGAEMALPLANYFSIVEENDVICLTMVETYWWKSKRNSGRSRLLCFFEMQRFLENSLSIFIKYYFFSDPIYKIALRVFVGVAEEAG; the protein is encoded by the exons ATGGCTTCTTCTTCCCCTCCTCTCCTCCTTTTTCTCCCTATCCTTTCTCTCCTGTTTCCCTTCATTTCTTCATCAAACTCCCCCACAACAATCCCTCTCACACTTTTCAACACCAATCCAAATCAAGACTTTTACCAAAAGCTCACGCATTTAGCTTCTGTTTCCTTAGCTAGAGCACATCATATCAAGAATTCCCAAGATTCTTCTGTTTCCAAAATCCCTTTATATCCTCATAGCTATGGAGGTTACTCAATTACTCTTGGATTTGGTACTCCTCCTCAAAAAATGTCTTTTATTATGGACACTGGCAGTAGCTTTGTTTGGTTCCCATGTACTAAAAAATACCAATGTTCCAAATGTCCTATTTCTTCACAAAATATTCCTACATTTGTTCCCAAGTTGTCAACTTCTGCTAAGGTTGTTGGATGTTTGAATCCAAAATGTAGTTGGAttcaccccaaaaccaatccaaAATCTCGTTGCCAAGATTGTCAATCACTCAACCCATCAAATTGCAAACAGATTTGTCCACCTTATATGATTCTATATGGTGCAGGTTCCACAGGTGGACTTGGCCTAGTTGAAACACTAGACTTACCTAACAAGAAAATACCAAATTTTCTTGTTGGTTGTTCTTTATTTTCATCTCAACAACCGGCTGGAATCGCGGGTTTTGGTAGGGGATTTTCATCATTGCCAAATCAATTAGGTGCCAAGAaattgtcttattgtcttgtgtCTCATAGATTTGATGACACTAGCAAAAGTAGCATGCTTGTTTTGGATAGTTCTAATGAAAAGTCAGCAAATTTGAGCCATACTCCTTTGCTGAAAAATCCAGTGGTTGTTGGAAGAAATGCATTATTAGAGTACTATTATGTTGGCCTAAGAAAAATCACAGTTGGTGGGCAGAAAGTGAAAATACCATATCATTATTTGACACCAAATTCCAAAGGGGATGGTGGGACTATAGTGGATTCGGGGACAACTTTCACATTCTTGAATCATGGAATTTTTGAGCCAGTGATGAGTGCATTTGTGAACCAAGTAAAGGGGTTTTCAAGAAttgagaaaattgaaaaattgaCAGGTTTAAGGCCTTGTTTTAATGTTTCAGGGCATAAAACAGTGTCTTTGCCAGAGCTGAAGTTTCATTTCAAAGGTGGTGCAGAAATGGCATTGCCATTGGCTAATTACTTCTCTATAGTTGAGGAAAATGATGTGATTTGTCTGACTATGGTG GAGACCTATTGGTGGAAGAGCAAGAG GAACAGTGGAAGAAGTAGGTTGCTATGTTTTTTTGAAATGCAAAGATTCCTCGAAAATAGTCTTTCTATCTTTATAAAATATTACTTTTTTTCGGATCCCATTTATAAGATTGCGCTAAGAGTGTTTGTTGGCGTAGCGGAAGAAGCAGGCTGA
- the LOC104101173 gene encoding uncharacterized protein produces MMRKSGYGLQLRVPPSQQKKKQGGPTRPPLPTAALGFGDDDDDVEKEISRHASKNKALKDIEEQHKKALEEDPSVFDYDGVYDDMKMKAVQPRAQDREERKPKYIQMLMEKAKVREREHEIIYERKIAKERSKDDHLFADKDKFVTAAYKRKLQEQAKWLEEERLRELREERDDVTKKADISDFYFNLQKNVAFGGEGKSKRAENHHEQEAIRTEEKPSSSANAHSDMSREIKRQDHEASASPPRKERTDRADIKPHSDGLSEEGAVKPASDNGLTAVTESAASDQPKVDHHKRNQDAVTAAKERYLARKRAKQQ; encoded by the exons ATGATGAGAAAGTCGGGATATGGTTTACAACTAAGAGTTCCACCATCACAGCAGAAGAAGAAACAGGGGGGACCCACAAGGCCTCCGCTTCCTACAGCAGCACTTGGTTTcggagatgatgatgatgacgtgGAAAAAGAAATTTCTCGCCATGCCTCCAAGAATAAGGCTCTCAAAgat ATTGAAGAACAGCATAAGAAGGCATTAGAAGAGGACCCTTCAGTATTTGATTATGATGGCGTATATGATGATATGAAAATGAAGGCTGTCCAACCTCGAGCTCAGGATCGCGAGGAGAGGAAG CCAAAATATATCCAGATGCTAATGGAGAAGGCAAAAGTAAGAGAAAGGGAGCATGAGATCATTTATGAGAGGAAAATTGCAAAAGAGAGGAGTAAAGATGATCATCTCTTTGCAGACAAGGACAAGTTTGTAACTGCTGCTTACAAGAGGAAACTTCAAGAGCAGGCTAAGTGGTTGGAGGAAGAGCGTCTTCGTGAACTGCGAGAAGAGAGAGATGAT GTTACAAAGAAAGCTGACATCAGTGACTTTTACTTCAATCTTCAAAAAAATGTTGCCTTTGGAGGAGAAGGCAAGTCCAAGAGGGCTGAGAATCATCATGAACAGGAAGCAATTCGGACAGAAGAAAAACCTTCATCATCAGCAAATGCACATTCAGACATGTCTAGGGAGATAAAGAGGCAAGATCATGAAGCTTCCGCTTCTCCTCCTCGTAAAGAAAGGACTGATCGGGCGGATATCAAGCCTCATTCAGATGGTTTGTCTGAAGAGGGGGCTGTAAAACCCGCTTCAGATAATGGACTAACTGCTGTCACTGAATCTGCTGCAAGTGATCAACCAAAAGTTGACCATCATAAAAGAAATCAGGACGCTGTCACTGCAGCTAAGGAACGCTATTTGGCAAGGAAGAGGGCGAAGCAACAATAG